The window GCACCTGTCGTTCAACTGAAACGTCCGTTGCTCCTTCGACGGTTTGGATCGTATTGCGAATCTCCTCAGCCTTTGAACGCAGTGTAGCCAAATCGTCGCCGAACAACTTGACCGCGATCTGTGCCCTAACACCAGACTGCAAATGATCCAACCGATGAGAGATCGGCTGTCCTACGTTAGAGGTAACTCCGGGAACGACCGCGAGTTTATCTCGGATCGCCGAAAGGATCTCCTCACGCGAACGGACCGATTTCTTTAGATCAACATCGATCTCGGTGTAGTGAACACCCTCGGCATGTTCGTCGAGCTCGGCCCTTCCCGTCCTTCGGCCGGTCGAGATAACTTCGGGCACCTCTAAAAGTAGTTTCTCGGAAATTTGGCCGATGCGATTGGATTCAGCCAGAGAAGTACCGGGCTGGGCCTGAACATTGACGGTAAGCGTTCCTTCATTAAACTCCGGCAAGAATGATGTGCCAACAAACGGGAGCGTCGCCATCGTCAGGATGAACACTAGCGCCACCCCGACGATGACTTTGTAAGGATGACGGAGCGTCCAATGTAGAAGTCGCGTGTCGTATTTTTTTAACCAGCGAACTATGAAGCTGTCCTGGTGTTCCTCAGCCGACGAAGATCGAAACCACCGCCACATTCTCGAGAAAATAGAGGCACCATTCTCATCTTCGCGATCGATCTCAACCGGACCATCGACCGTCTTTGTCTCCTTTCGCCTAAATGTTTGGGGCAACAGATACGACGCCAAGACGGGCGTTAAGGTTAAACTTACGAACAGAGATGCCACGAGTGCAGTAATGTACGCGAGGCCCAAGGGAGCGAGCAATCTGCCTTCGACACCCGATAAGGCGAAAAGCGGAATAAACACGAGGGCGACGATCACCGTGGCATAAATGATGGATGAGCGCACCTCGAGCGAGGCGTGATAGATCACTTCAATAGAAGGACGCGGATTTTCAAGGTTCCGGTTTTCGCCGAGTCGACGGAAGATATTCTCAATGTCGACGATCGCATCGTCAACCAACTCGCCGATCGCAACCGCCAAGCCGCCGAGGGTCATTGTATTAACACTGATCCCGAACGCGTAGAGAATAAGAAAGGTAACGATGAAAGAAAGCGGGATTGCCGTGAGGGTTATAAACGTGGTGCGAAAATTCAGCAAAAACAGAAACAATACGATCGCGACAAGGATCGCACCGTCACGCAATCCTTCGGTAACATTGCCGATTGAAGCGTTGATAAAGTTGGCCTGCCGGAAGAGATTAGGGTTTATCTCAACGTCGGGGGGCAGTGTCTTTTGCAGTTCCTTTACCGCTTCGTCAACCTGTTCTGTCAGATCTTGAGTGCTTGCCCCGGGCTGTTTTTGAACAGAAACAATGACGGCGGGCTTTCCGTTCGTTCCGGCCTCGCCCCGCTTAATTTTCGCGCCAAACTGTACTTCGGCTACATCACCTAAACGAATAGGCGTGTTGTTACGATACGCAACAACCGTTTGCTTCAGTTCGTCGATCGAATAAAACCTGCCAAGGTTCCGAACAAGGTACTCCTGCGATTGGGCATCTACAAAGCCACCGGTGGAGTTGATATTCGATTTCTCCAGCGCGACCGAAACATCCTCAATGGTGATGCCAAATTGCCTCAGCTTTTCAGGTGAAACAAGCGCCTGATACTGTTTTACGCCTCCCCCGATGGGAATAACCTGAGAAACCCCGGTGATAGTCAATAGCCGAGGACGGATGGTCCAGTCTGCCAAGGTTCGCAGTTCTAAAGGGTCGGTCGTTCCGTCCTTGCTCGACACCGCGATCAGCATGATCTCGCCCATTATTGACGAGATGGGAGCGAGAAATGGTGACACTCCTTCCGGCAACTGCTCGCGAGCTTCGGTTATCTTTTCCGAAACAAGCTGCCGGTTTCGGTAAATATCCGTTCCCCATTCAAACTCAACGTAAACGATGGACAACCCGACGCCGCTTACCGAGCGAACTCGGGACACGCCGGGGACACCATTCATCACGGTCTCGATCGGAAAAGACACCTGCGTCTCGACCTCTTCGGGTGCAAGGCCGTTGGCTTCGGTAAGGACGGTGATCGTCGGTTTATTTAGATCCGGAAAGACATCAACCGGCAAATTCAACGCCACGTAACTGCCCCAGACAAGCAAAAGGGCAGAGATCGCGACGACG is drawn from Acidobacteriota bacterium and contains these coding sequences:
- a CDS encoding efflux RND transporter permease subunit — encoded protein: MLNGVIKWSLQNRLIVVAISALLLVWGSYVALNLPVDVFPDLNKPTITVLTEANGLAPEEVETQVSFPIETVMNGVPGVSRVRSVSGVGLSIVYVEFEWGTDIYRNRQLVSEKITEAREQLPEGVSPFLAPISSIMGEIMLIAVSSKDGTTDPLELRTLADWTIRPRLLTITGVSQVIPIGGGVKQYQALVSPEKLRQFGITIEDVSVALEKSNINSTGGFVDAQSQEYLVRNLGRFYSIDELKQTVVAYRNNTPIRLGDVAEVQFGAKIKRGEAGTNGKPAVIVSVQKQPGASTQDLTEQVDEAVKELQKTLPPDVEINPNLFRQANFINASIGNVTEGLRDGAILVAIVLFLFLLNFRTTFITLTAIPLSFIVTFLILYAFGISVNTMTLGGLAVAIGELVDDAIVDIENIFRRLGENRNLENPRPSIEVIYHASLEVRSSIIYATVIVALVFIPLFALSGVEGRLLAPLGLAYITALVASLFVSLTLTPVLASYLLPQTFRRKETKTVDGPVEIDREDENGASIFSRMWRWFRSSSAEEHQDSFIVRWLKKYDTRLLHWTLRHPYKVIVGVALVFILTMATLPFVGTSFLPEFNEGTLTVNVQAQPGTSLAESNRIGQISEKLLLEVPEVISTGRRTGRAELDEHAEGVHYTEIDVDLKKSVRSREEILSAIRDKLAVVPGVTSNVGQPISHRLDHLQSGVRAQIAVKLFGDDLATLRSKAEEIRNTIQTVEGATDVSVERQVLIPQVRFNVDRVKAAQYGLQPGEVTQTLETALNGRTVSQAIDGARRYDVVVRFDEASRNSLDALQNVTIDTPQGTQIPISAVAAVENFPGPNQILREDTKRRIVIGANVAGRDLGSVVSDIQSRVATQVQLPTGYFLEYGGQFQASQEANRTLSLLSIFSLVAIFFLLIKAFGDWRVALQVMINIPLALIGAVWALHLSGGVFSIATMVGFVSLVGITSRNGIMMISHYLHLMKEEGEDFTEHMIVRGSLERLVPVLMTALTAGLSLIPFILAADAPGKEILHPLAVVVLGGILTSTLLDQIVTPAIFYKFGRPSAERVIAEREGLSDKDFGENNDLPPFGTRTHDLN